The following are encoded in a window of Rhodospirillales bacterium genomic DNA:
- a CDS encoding DegT/DnrJ/EryC1/StrS family aminotransferase yields the protein MVPFVDLLAQYHSLKSEIDRAMADVIGQSTYIRGPALAVFEREFAAVVGARHAIGVASGTDALNLAVRVLGLGPGDEAITVPNTWISTVFAISHVGARPVFVDIDPATGQIDADKLERALTPRTKAVLAVHMFGHPAPMDRIMALCRPRGIRVIEDIAQAPLAEVGGRKVGSFGDLACYSFYPSKNLGCYGDGGAVTTDDDALAEKVRRLADYGQRERYHHEAVGWNSRLDTLQAAILRVKLPHLARWNDERRARARRYGDLLAGLPVQLPREAPWAKAVYHLYVVEVDRRNECLAFLRTRGVMAQVHYPTCVHLQPCYANLGYRSGDFPAAEAAKDRILSLPMYPELTEDQMKTVADALAAFVGQG from the coding sequence TCGTCGATCTGCTCGCACAATATCATTCCCTCAAATCCGAGATCGACCGCGCCATGGCCGACGTCATCGGCCAGTCGACCTATATTCGCGGGCCAGCCCTGGCAGTGTTCGAGCGGGAATTCGCTGCCGTCGTCGGCGCTAGGCACGCGATCGGCGTCGCTTCGGGCACCGATGCCCTCAATCTCGCCGTCCGTGTCCTCGGCCTCGGCCCCGGCGACGAGGCGATTACGGTTCCGAATACGTGGATTTCGACGGTTTTCGCCATTTCACACGTCGGCGCGCGGCCGGTATTCGTCGATATCGACCCGGCGACCGGGCAGATAGATGCCGACAAGTTGGAGCGCGCACTCACGCCCCGAACCAAGGCGGTCCTGGCGGTTCATATGTTCGGCCATCCCGCGCCCATGGACCGGATCATGGCGCTTTGCCGCCCGCGCGGCATTCGCGTGATCGAGGACATCGCCCAGGCACCGCTGGCCGAGGTTGGGGGCCGCAAGGTCGGCTCGTTCGGCGATCTTGCCTGCTACAGTTTCTATCCGAGCAAGAACCTCGGTTGTTACGGCGACGGTGGTGCGGTTACGACCGACGACGATGCGCTTGCCGAGAAGGTTCGGCGCTTGGCCGATTACGGCCAGCGCGAGCGTTATCACCACGAGGCTGTCGGCTGGAACTCGCGGCTTGATACCCTGCAGGCAGCGATTTTGCGGGTCAAACTTCCGCATCTCGCCCGCTGGAACGATGAGCGGCGGGCGCGGGCCCGGCGTTACGGCGATCTGCTCGCCGGATTGCCGGTGCAATTGCCGCGCGAGGCGCCCTGGGCGAAGGCGGTCTATCACCTCTACGTGGTCGAAGTGGATCGGCGCAACGAGTGCTTGGCGTTTCTGCGGACCCGTGGCGTCATGGCCCAGGTGCATTACCCGACGTGCGTTCACCTGCAGCCGTGTTACGCCAACCTCGGTTATCGATCGGGCGATTTCCCCGCCGCCGAGGCGGCCAAGGACCGCATCCTGTCGCTGCCCATGTATCCGGAGCTGACCGAAGATCAGATGAAGACCGTCGCCGACGCCCTAGCGGCGTTCGTCGGGCAAGGCTAG